The uncultured Bacteroides sp. DNA segment GAAAGAACAATGAAAGATTTGATTATGATGAACTTATGCACCTCCCATCCCACTAACGGCACGTCAAACATTGTACCGGCAAGTACATTCGGTACAAAAGCAGACAATAAAATGAAAGGCAGGAAGATCAGGCTGGAGAATAGCGTATTCAAAAACAGTACCGGCAAAACGGCATTTCCTTTTAGCGAATGCTTCTTGAATACATCATAGAAGCCTAATAAAGCCGCTGAAAGAAAAGCAAATAATAACCACATCTCTTTATTCTAATTTTAGATAATACATTTCAATTACTCCTCAAAGATATCTTCGGGGTATTCCACATCAACAAGAAACAGCGCATGCCCCGGAGCAGAACTCCCCGCTTTATTACGATCTTGTTGCTCTATGACTTTTTGAAATCCTTCCACATCTATTTTTCCGCGGCCCACTTCGATAAGTGTTCCCACAATGGCGCGTACCATGTTTCGCAGAAAGCGGTCGGCACGAATGGTAAACACCCATGTCGTCTCATCCTGCTGCGTCCATTCGGCCTGCATCATCTGACACAAGTTTGTTTTCACATCCGTGTGCACTTTGCTAAAACTGGTAAAATCGGCATAGCGAAATAAGGTTGCGGCAGCTTCATTCATCTTTTCAAAATCGAGTTCACCATACAATCTCCAGTGGTATTGTCGATTGAATGCGTACTTTGCCGTCGTTACGTAATACTTATATGTACGCGATCTGGCAGCAAACCGTGCGTGCACATCCGATCTTACCCGCTTCACATGAAAAACGGATATATCCGGGGGAAGCATGCGATTCAACCTCTCAGTCAGAAAATCAACATCAATCAGTTCACCCTCAAAATCGAAATGAGCCACCATAAGCGAAGCATGCACGCCGGCATCCGTTCGTCCGGCACCAATTACCCTCATTTCTTTCCGGAGAACAACAGACAATGCTTTCTCCAGACATTCTTGTACACTAATACCATTTGGCTGAATTTGCCAACCGTGATAATTTGTTCCGTCGTAAGCTAAATAGATAAAATATCGTTGCACTACTTTTGTTTCTTGGTTTTCAATGCGCAAAGGTACAACTTTTCGAGCTATTCATCCTTGCTAAGTATAGGCTAATCTTATTCTAGCGCAATATTAACCGATCAGAACAGGATTAGTAAGACTAAAGGTTACTAATACTAAGTCCTGATTCTACTAACATTTGTTGGTCACACAGCCGTGTGATAATGGTCACGCAATTGCAGTACCATTGTCACACAGACATGTGATCATTATCACGCAATTGCGTGACCACGTAGCTTTCGTATAAAATCTTCTTATGCAGTGTATTCTATCAGTTTAGTTCTAGTATTAAAAGAGTTTATTTCTTCTACTTTTTCATTCGCGACCATTAATTATAAGAAAAAAATCAGGTACATTTGTCTTTTGATTAACTACGTATTACCTTTATATAGAATAAAAACATGGCAAAGCAATTTAAGCCCGAAACCTTATGCGTACAAGCAGGTTGGGAGCCGAAAAAAGGGGAGCCTCGTGTGCTACCTATTTATCAAAGTACAACCTTTAAATATGAGACAAGCGAACAGATGGCCCGCTTGTTCGACTTAGAAGAAAGTGGCTATTTCTACACCCGCCTACAAAACCCGACGAACGATGCAGTGGCCAAAAAGATCACCGCTCTCGAAGGAGGCGTTGGAGGCATGCTCACCTCAAGCGGACAAGCAGCCAATTTTTATGCTCTATTCAATATTTGCCAGGCAGGCGACCATTTTGTCTGTTCATCAGCCATTTATGGAGGAACATTCAACCTGTTTGCCGTCACCATGAAGAAGCTGGGCATCAATGTCACCTTCATCAGCCCTGATGCAACAGAGGAAGAAATATCATCGGCTTTCCAGCCCAACACCAAAGCTCTTTTTGGTGAGACTATTTCTAACCCTTCATTAGACGTTCTCGATATTGAAAAATTTGCCCGCATAGCCCATAAGCATGGCGTGCCGTTGATTGTAGATAATACATTTCCAACACCGATCAACTGCCGCCCGTTTGAATGGGGAGCAGACATAATAGTGCATTCTACCACAAAGTACATGGATGGGCACGCCACCTCGGTAGGCGGTTGCATTGTTGATAGTGGAAACTTCGACTGGGAGGCAAATGCCGATAAGTTTCCCGGACTATGCACCCCCGATGAATCCTATCACGGGCTGACCTACTCAAAAGCTTTCGGAAAGATGGCGTACATCACCAAAGCAACCTCACAGCTGATGCGCGATTTGGGTAGTACTCAAAGTCCTCAAAATGCGTTCTTACTCAACATCGGACTGGAAACATTGCATCTGCGTATGCCGCAACATTGCAAGAATGCGCAAAAGGTTGCAGAATACCTTCAGGCAAGTGACAAAGTAGCATGGGTAAACTACTGTGGCCTACCCGATAATAAGAACTACGAACTAGCACAGAAGTATCTGCCCAATGGCTCTTGCGGAGTGATCTCGTTCGGATTGAAAGGAGAACGCAACTTAGCCACTAAATTTATGGATTCACTGCAACTGGCGGCTATCGTTACACACGTGGCAGATGCCCGCACTTGTGTGCTTCATCCGGCCAGCCATACTCATCGCCAACTTTCCGATGAGCAATTAATCGAAGCCGGCGTTCGTCCTGATCTGATCCGCCTATCCGTAGGTATAGAAAATGCGGACGACATTATTGCCGATATAGAGCAAGCGCTAAATTAAGTAAAAAAGGACTTTTTTTACGTGCTAAATCAACGCAAAAAAGTCATATTTAGAAGCGAATTATAACAATTATGGCTACATTTGCGGATAATCAATAACTAAAGCAATAATAAAACTCTTATGGCTAAAATTACGAAAGAAGCAGCCTTGCTTTATCACTCTCAAGGCAAACCGGGGAAAATAGAAGTGGTACCGACAAAACCGTATAGTACACAAACAGATCTTTCTCTAGCCTACTCTCCGGGAGTAGCCGAGCCTTGTCTCGAGATAGAAAAAAATCCGCAAGATGCTTATAAGTATACGGCCAAAGGAAATCTAGTAGCAGTTATCTCTAACGGAACAGCCGTATTAGGGCTGGGAGATATTGGCGCACTCAGTGGAAAACCTGTGATGGAAGGTAAAGGATTGCTCTTTAAAATCTATGCCGGCATTGATGTTTTTGACATTGAGGTAGATGAAAAAGATCCTGAGAAATTTATTGCAGCAGTAAAAGCCATCGCTCCAACTTTTGGAGGTATTAATCTCGAAGATATAAAAGCACCTGAGTGCTTTGAAATAGAACGCCGCCTGAAAGAAGAATTGGACATTCCGGTGATGCACGATGATCAACATGGAACAGCCATCATCTCAAGTGCCGGATTAATCAATGCCCTTCAAGTTGCAGGAAAAAAAATAGAAGAAGTAAAAATAGTAGTAAACGGAGCCGGTGCGTCAGCCGTATCGTGTACCAAACTGTATGTTTCATTGGGCGCCCGTCTTGAGAACATTGTGATGCTCGACAGCAAAGGTGTAATCGGTAAAGCACGTACCGACTTGAACGAACAAAAGCGCTATTTTGCTACAGACCGAACAGATATTCGCACACTGGAAGAAGCGATAAAAGGAGCAGATGTGTTTCTGGGGCTCTCCAAAGGCAATGTGCTGACAACAGACATGGTAAAGAGCATGGCCTCCACTCCTATTGTATTCGCATTGGCCAATCCAGTGCCTGAGATTGCTTACGAAGATGCAATGGCTTGCCGCCCGGACGTATTGATGTCAACAGGTCGTTCCGATTATCCTAATCAAATAAATAATGTGATCGGATTCCCATACATCTTCCGTGGAGCATTGGATACACAAGCCCGTGCCATCAATGAAGAGATGAAGATTGCCGCTGTTTATGCCATAGCCAACTTAGCCAAACAACCGGTGCCGGACGTGGTTAACGAAGTGTATCATGTAAGCAGCCTTACATTCGGACCGGAATATTTCATTCCGAAGCCGGTAGATCCACGATTGATAACGGAAGTATCTATGGCTGTTGCCAAAGCTGCTATGGAATCGGGTGTAGCTCGCAACAACATTGAAGATTGGGACGCATACAAACTCCGCTTGCTTGAATTAATGGGATATGAGTCGAAACTGACCCGCCAACTTCATGAACTGGCACGCCAAGACCCGCAACGTGTGGTTTTTGCCGAAGGTGGGCATCCGAACATGCTCAAAGCGGCAGTGGAAGCTAAAGCCGAAGGTATTTGCCATCCTATTCTATTGGGTAATGACGAACGTATTCACAAAATAGCGAAAGAACTCGATCTGAATCTGGAAGGTGTCGAAATTGTCAACCTTCGCCATGATTCCGAGACTGAACGCCGTGAACGCTACGCACATATCCTAGCGGAAAAACGTTCAAGAGAAGGAGCTACTTACGAAGAAGCCAACGACAAGATGTTTGAGCGCAACTATTTTGGTATGATGATGGTCGAAACAGGTGAAGCCGATGCCTTCATTACCGGATTATATACAAAGTACACCAATACGATAAAAGTAGCTAAAGAAGTAATAGGTATTCGTCCCGGATACAAACATTTCGGAACGATGCACATTCTGAACTCTAAGAAAGGCACTTATTTCTTAGCAGACACGCTGATTAACAGGCATCCGGACACAGAGACTCTTACCGATGTGGCTAAATTGGCCGTAGACACGGTTCGATTCTTCAATCATACTCCGGTAATGGCCATGCTGTCATATTCCAACTTCGGTTCTGACCAAGTGGGCAGTCCGTCTAAAGTACATGAAGCAATAGCATATATGCACGAAAAGTATCCGGAATTGGCTATTGATGGTGAGATGCAAGTAAACTTTGCGATGGACCGTGAACTTCGGGATGCTAAATATCCATTTACCCGCCTGAAAGGAAAAGATGTAAACACATTGATCTTCCCCAATTTAAGTTCTGCAAATTCAGGTTATAAGCTAATTCAGGCTATGACTCAAACAGAATTGATCGGACCGATTCAGATGGGATTAAATAAGCCCATTCACTTTACCGACATTGAAAGTTCCGTGCGCGACATCCTGAATATTACCGCCGTAGCCGTAATAGACGCCATTGTATACAAGAAAAAAGCCGGCAAAGAATGAAGAAACCTCTTTCCAAATCACAAATAGTATGCGTCATCCTCTTATGGATGGCGCTTTGCTATATCGTACTGGTCTATTCCGAACGCATTGACGGACCGATAATTGTTACTTTAGCTGTTTCTGCTGCATTCGTATTTATACCTGTGTATAAATCTTTAAGAAAGAATAAATAACACCTTTATATTCGATTTTGACACAATAAACAGATGAATTGACGTTTTATAGGGCATTCTATTTATAATTTATTTGAATACTCGCTTTTTATCATTACTTTTGCAAACGAAGTAAACTTACAACAACCAACAAAAGACAAAATTAATGAATGCAGCTAAAGTGTTAGATGCCTTGAAACACCGTTTCCCAAACGAAGCGGAGTATCATCAGGCGGTAGAAGAAGTCCTTACTACCATTGAAGAAGAGTACAACAAACACCCGGAGTTTGACAAGGCCAATCTCATCGAGCGTCTCTGTATACCGGACAGAGTGTATCAATTCAGAGTAACGTGGGTAGACGACAAAGGTAACGTGCAAACCAACATGGGGTATCGGGTACAGCATAACAATGCTATCGGCCCGTACAAAGGTGGCATTCGTTTCCACAGTTCAGTGAACCTTTCCATCTTGAAGTTTTTGGCGTTTGAACAGACATTCAAAAACTCACTGACTACTCTTCCTATGGGGGGTGGCAAAGGAGGTTCGGACTTTTCACCACGTGGAAAATCAACAGCTGAGGTTATGCGCTTTGTTCAATCATTCATGCTTGAGCTGTGGCGTCATATCGGTCCGGAGACAGATGTTCCCGCTGGCGACATAGGCGTAGGAGGCCGCGAAATCGGCTTCATGTTTGGAATGTACAAAAAGCTCACGCGCGAGTATTCCGGAACGTTTACCGGCAAAGGACGTGAGTTCGGCGGTTCACTGATCCGTCCCGAAGCAACCGGATATGGGAATATCTACTTCTTGATGGAGATGTTGAAGTCCAAGGGTACCGACTTAAAAGGAAAAATTTGCTTGGTGTCAGGCTCAGGTAATGTGGCCCAATACACAGCAGAGAAAGTGTTGGAGCTCGGAGGCAAAGTGGTTACTATGTCCGATTCGGATGGATATATCTATGATCCGGATGGCATAGACAGCGAGAAGCTAAATTACATCATGGAGCTAAAGAACCTGAACCGCGGACGTATCCGTGAATATGCGGAAACGTATGGTTGCAAATACGTAGAAGGAGCAAAACCTTGGGGAGAAAAAGGGGATATCGCCCTCCCATCGGCTACACAAAATGAGCTGAATGGCGACCACGCCCGCCAGTTGATTGCCAATGGCTGTATAGCAGTAAGTGAAGGAGCCAACATGCCTTCTACACCCGAAGCCATTAAGGTGTTTCAAGATGCTAAGATATTGTATGCGCCCGGAAAAGCGGCTAATGCCGGAGGAGTATCAGTATCGGGTTTAGAAATGACTCAGAACGCTATCAAACTAAGTTGGAGTGCGGAGGAAGTAGATGAAAAACTGAAGAGCATCATGAAAAGCATTCACGAAGCTTGCGTGCAATACGGAACAGAAGCGGATGGCTATGTAAATTACGTGAAAGGTGCCAATGTGGCCGGATTCATGAAAGTAGCCAAGGCAATGATGGCGCAAGGCATTTTATAAATAAGAGTCTTATAATCAGCAAACCGATATAAGTCTATAGCTGAACCGATCGGCTTCCTAACAGAAGTCGGTCGGTTCTTTTTGTTATTCTTTGGGTTTAAACACCACGCCCTTCTTCGTTCGCCCATCCATCTTTACCACCACCGGATTGCTGAACCTGACATGCCGCAAGTAGTTCGTCTCGCTCACAGCAGGTTGAGCATTCAGGAATGCCTGATCATACACCCCCTCATTCATAAAAGCATTAATCGTGAAATAGCCCACACCAAAGGATGTTAGGTTTTGAAAGAAATGAGTTCCCTGACTCGGATCAACCCGATAATTCGTTAACCCGGCCTCAACGATTACCCTTGCAGCAGAGATGTGAGGCCACTTCACCGGTATGCCCAACCACGTATCACTACTTCCCCATCGGCCCGGACCAATCAGGACATAGTTCTTTCCTGTATTCAAGAATTGTTTGTTCAACTTCTCTATTTCATAAGCGATAGTCTGGTTATTGGACGCACTGTAATTCTCCGTCTTCACATAAATCACATCATAGATATCACTCGTTATACCATTCCCCAAAGAATTGTCCGAACGAAGAATCAACCGTTCATCGGCGATGGCAGCCAAATCTTCATCCAGCACCTCTTTTGCATCCACAATCGGACGGATCTGTAGCAAGTAGAACGTTCCCGTACGCCCCTCATAATCCATCGTTGCTGCAAATTCTATTTCTATCGGTCGCCGCATTTCTTGCTGCCCATATTGCAACACAAATTGTAAGATACGCGCCAACGGAAAGACATCATGTTGCAAAATATTGGCAAAGGTAATCACCTTCCGTCCGCCGGGGTAAAGACCATCACGAATAACCTGATCCTGAGGATCATACGTGGAAGCAATATAGCGCAAAGAGCCATCCTTTTCCGCATCTTTCACCGAACATTTAAGTAGATTGAAGCCATCATCAATAGAGAAGTCTTGTCCCACATTCTTTAAATCCAAAGCATAGAAACGAGTTTGTGTCTCTTTCAGTGCTATCTCCATCTCACTGGTCTGCAACACCTGATGGGGATGATAAGGAGAGAAACGCAATGTGAGCCCACCATCTACAATGTACTTGCCCAAACCAAGAGCCAGGTTCACTGTTCCCTCTTCCGCCTTCTCTTCTCCGATAGGATAGAAATTAAGCGAACGAGCCACACCCGACATGGAAGGATAATACTTTTCGCCATACTGATTGCCCACCACCTCTTGAAGAATGACAGCCATTTTCTCCCGATCAATCACATTGGATGTGGCCTGCATATACGCCTTACTATCACTGAAATAGACAGAGGCATATACACCTTTAATCGCATCCGATAGCATCCGAAGCATCTCATATTTATCGTCCAGATAAGGAATCATATACGTATTGTAAATGCCCGCAAAAGGTTGATAGTGAGAATCTTCCAACAGACTAGACGAACGAATGGCAATGGGCGACTTTACCACATCAATAAAAGTGAAGAAATCTTCCACCAACCGATCGGGCAATTTAGCTTTAAGAAAGTACTTCAGAATCGTACGATCATCCAGATCAGACAGGGCAACCTGATACAAGTTATTTGTCTCCATAAACTCATCGAACACATCCGTACAAAGCACTACCGTTTTAGGAATAACAACGTGTGCATTCTCAAATTCCTCAAACTCCGGATGGCGCTTCACCATGTTATCAATAAAAGCCAGTCCACGCCCTTTGCCCCCCAAAGAACCATCGCCAATACGGGCAAAGTTTGAATATCGGTCAAAACGGTCGCGCTTAAAAATCGCCACCACTCCCTGATTCTTCATCTTCCGATACTTCACAATCGCTTCAAAAATAATCTTCCGGTGAGCATCTACATCCTGAAGACTATTCCAGGTAATCGGTTTAAGAAACTCCGCAACCGGAAACATCGCCCGTGAATAGAGCCAACGGGAAATGTGATTACGACTGATGTGATACAAAAAAGATTCAGCCGGAACAGCAAAAATAATGTTCTGAAGCTCTTTCAGGTTTTGCACCCGGGCTATCTTCTCCAGCGTATCCGGATTACGAAAGATAAAATCGCCAAAACCAAAGTTGTCGGAGACGATCTGCCGCAAGTCCACATCCATCTTCTTCGAGTTCTTATCAATGAAAGAAGCCCCATACCTGGATGCATACGCCGCATTTTCAGCCTCTGAAGATTGAATGATGAGCGGCACAAACGGATCTTCTTTCCGTATCTCCGCACATAGTTTAATACCTGCCAATGCATCTTTTTGTCCATTATGCGGAAAACGCACATCGGTAATCACCCCTAACACATTGTTCTTATATCGATAAAATATGTCCATCGCCTCTTCGTAGGTTCTGGCTAACACAATTTTCGGTCGCCCACGCATGCGCAAAGTACGTTGATGGGCGTTCAATGCTTCGGTAGAGAACTCCTGACTCTGCTTCAGCACAAACTTATATAAGTTCGGAAGCACAGACGAATAAAAGCGGATGCCATCTTCCACCAACAGGATGAGCTGTACGCCTACTTCCGCCACATCATGCTCCAAGTTCATTTTATCTTCTATCAGTTTGATGATGGACAGCAGTAAGTCAGTATTGCCCAGCCAACAAAACACATAATCGAATGCACTGAGATCCTCATTCGCTATCCGCTTGGTAACGCCATGACTAAAAGGAGTAAGAATAACAATCGGAATTTGCTCGTAACAAGCTTTAATATGACGCCCGATACCAAAACCATCATTGTCACCCGTTCCGGGCATACAAATAACCAAGTCAAACGGTATACTCGCTAGCAGTGCCAATGCCTCCTCTTCGGTAGAAACTTGCGAAAAACGAGGTGGATAACGCAATGAGAGTGAAGTATATTCATTGAATATTTTCTCATCAATACGCCCATCATCTTCCAACATAAACACATCATAAGGATTGGCGATAAGAAGCACATTGAAGATACGACGCGTCATCAGGTTAACAAACTGTGTATCTTTGAAGTAAAGTTGGTTTAATTTTAGTTTGCTGAGCATAATTTCGATATTGATAACTTGGTTATACACACAAAAATCGTTTTTTTTATCGGGATAGCCAATTAATTCCTGATTTTTATCTTCTCATATCCTTAGCTAACAGACCTCAAACGCCTCTTTTAAAGAGACCGGAATCAATTCCTATGCATAATAGTTGCATATATTATAAATTATACCGAATATTGTTCTTCTATTTATTCTACAGAAACAAAAAAGTAAAAATAGCAAAGATGAAAAAAACAACTTTATTACTAACCGGAATTATGGCGACAAGCATATCATGCGCGCAGCAAAAAGTGTTAACTTACCCTAGCACCTCAAAAGTAGATACCGTGGACACATACTTCGGTACGAAAGTTCCCGATCCTTATCGCTGGCTCGAAAATGATACTTCTTCTGCAACCGCAGCATGGGTAGAAGCAGAGAATAAGATAACAAATAGCTACCTTAACCAGATACCTTTCCGCAAAGAATTACTCAAACGACTTACTGAGCTGGCCGACTACGAAAAGATTGGTGCACCCTTTAAGAAACATGGGAAGTATTACTTCTACAAGAACAACGGATTACAAAACCAAAGCGTGCTCTATGTACAAGATTCTTTGAAAGGAGAAGCTCGCGTGTTTCTTGACCCCAATCAACTATCTACCGATGGAACAGTAGCCCTGACCAGCCTGTCGTTCTCGAATGATGGCAAGTATGCTGCCTACACCGTTTCCCGCAGCGGGTCAGACTGGAGAGAGATTTACGTAATGGATGCCGCTACCGGCAGTCTGCTAAGCGACCACATCACATGGGCTAAATTCACAGGAGCTTCATGGAAAGGAGATGGATTCTATTACAGCGCTTACGATGCACCGGTGAAAGGAAAAGAATTCTCAAACGTGAATGAATTTCACAAGATCTACTATCACAAAGTAGGCGAACCACAAGAGAAAGATCAGTTAGCCTATGAAAACAAAGCCTACCCCAAACGATTCTATACGGGCGACGTGAGTGAAGATGAAAAAGCATTGTTCATTTATGAATCGGGCGAAGGAAGAGGAAACGCACTCTTCATGAAGAACCTGACCAAAGAGAATGCACCCATTGTGCAGATTGCATCCGACTTTAACTTTGAGTATTCTCCTATAGAGGTTATAGGTGACAACATCTATTTCTATACCAACTACAATGCTCCCAAGAACAAGATTATGGTAGCCGACATCAACAATCCGGAACTGAAAGATTGGAAGGATCTTGTACCGGAAGCCGAACAGGTATTATCCGGTGCACAAGTGATCGGCGGCAAGCTCTTTTTGACTTACGATAAAGACGCATCCAACCATGCGTATGTATACGACTTAAACGGGAAAGAGTTGCAAGAAATCAAACTCCCTTCACTAGGATCAGTGAGTTTCAGTGGAGACAAAGATGATAAAGAATGCTTTTTCAATTTCACATCATTCACCATTCCCGGTGCTACCTATCAATATGATGTGGATCAAAACAGCTATAAGCTCTTCCGGGCACCAAATGTGAAGTTCAACTCAAACGATTTTGTGACCGAACAAATTTTCTTCCCGAGCAAAGATGGAGTAAAAGTACCCATGTTCCTTACCTATAAAAAAGGCTTGAAAAAGGACGGCAAGAATCCTGTATTCTTGTATGGCTACGGTGGCTTCAACATAAGCTTGTATCCAAGTTTCTCAACCGCCCGAATACCGTTTCTTGAGAACGGAGGTATTTATGTGCAAGTCAACTTGCGCGGTGGGAGCGAATATGGTGAAGCATGGCACATAGCCGGAACGAAGATGCAAAAACAAAATGTATTCAATGATTTCATTGCTGCTGCCGAATATCTGATTGATCAGAAGTACACGAATAGCAAAAAGATAGCAATTGTGGGAGGATCAAATGGTGGACTGCTGGTGGGTGCTTGTATGACCCAACGCCCCGAGCTCTTTCAAGTAGCTATTCCACAAGTGGGAGTGATGGATATGTTGAGGTATCACAAGTTCACCATTGGATGGAATTGGGCGAGCGACTATGGAACAAGCGAAGACAGCAAAGAGATGTTTGACTACCTCAAAGGATACTCTCCGCTTCATAACTTAAAGAAAGGGACCAAATATCCCGCAACGCTTGTAACGACAGCCGATCATGATGACCGTGTAGTACCGGCCCACTCTTTCAAATTTGCCGCTACTCTGCAAGAATGCAATGAC contains these protein-coding regions:
- a CDS encoding prolyl oligopeptidase family serine peptidase, with product MKKTTLLLTGIMATSISCAQQKVLTYPSTSKVDTVDTYFGTKVPDPYRWLENDTSSATAAWVEAENKITNSYLNQIPFRKELLKRLTELADYEKIGAPFKKHGKYYFYKNNGLQNQSVLYVQDSLKGEARVFLDPNQLSTDGTVALTSLSFSNDGKYAAYTVSRSGSDWREIYVMDAATGSLLSDHITWAKFTGASWKGDGFYYSAYDAPVKGKEFSNVNEFHKIYYHKVGEPQEKDQLAYENKAYPKRFYTGDVSEDEKALFIYESGEGRGNALFMKNLTKENAPIVQIASDFNFEYSPIEVIGDNIYFYTNYNAPKNKIMVADINNPELKDWKDLVPEAEQVLSGAQVIGGKLFLTYDKDASNHAYVYDLNGKELQEIKLPSLGSVSFSGDKDDKECFFNFTSFTIPGATYQYDVDQNSYKLFRAPNVKFNSNDFVTEQIFFPSKDGVKVPMFLTYKKGLKKDGKNPVFLYGYGGFNISLYPSFSTARIPFLENGGIYVQVNLRGGSEYGEAWHIAGTKMQKQNVFNDFIAAAEYLIDQKYTNSKKIAIVGGSNGGLLVGACMTQRPELFQVAIPQVGVMDMLRYHKFTIGWNWASDYGTSEDSKEMFDYLKGYSPLHNLKKGTKYPATLVTTADHDDRVVPAHSFKFAATLQECNDGTNATLIRIDSKAGHGAGKPMTKVLEEQASIYGFIMYNLKMNPKF